The proteins below are encoded in one region of Reichenbachiella sp. 5M10:
- a CDS encoding MGMT family protein — protein MAKEYSFFEDVYEVVKLIPSGRATSYGLIANYLGTKLSARMVGWAMNAAHGVPDVPAHRVVNRDGLLTGKAHFATPTLMQELLEEEGLTVEKDKIQHFKSIVWDPAVELGI, from the coding sequence ATGGCGAAGGAATATAGTTTTTTTGAGGACGTGTATGAGGTGGTCAAATTGATCCCAAGTGGGCGTGCGACGAGTTATGGCCTGATTGCGAATTATCTAGGGACGAAACTCAGTGCGCGCATGGTAGGGTGGGCGATGAATGCAGCGCACGGGGTGCCAGATGTCCCAGCTCACCGTGTGGTCAATCGGGACGGGCTACTGACAGGGAAAGCGCATTTTGCTACTCCGACCCTCATGCAAGAACTGCTTGAAGAAGAAGGGCTCACTGTAGAGAAAGATAAGATCCAGCATTTCAAGTCCATTGTCTGGGACCCTGCTGTTGAGCTGGGGATTTAG
- a CDS encoding type II toxin-antitoxin system RelE/ParE family toxin: protein MAYAVEITKAAEEDIRDAYLFYTEQNNGLGHAFEVRLQQAIDSIHTFPFKSQTRFEQTRIIYLKKFPYGVHFRIDKSNSTILIVAVFHTSRDSDLWTTR, encoded by the coding sequence ATGGCGTACGCTGTAGAAATCACAAAGGCTGCTGAAGAAGATATTCGTGATGCCTATTTATTCTACACCGAACAAAACAACGGGTTAGGACATGCCTTTGAAGTTAGACTCCAACAAGCCATAGATAGCATCCATACATTTCCGTTCAAATCACAAACCCGATTCGAGCAAACCCGAATCATCTACCTGAAGAAATTCCCCTACGGTGTTCATTTTCGAATCGACAAGAGTAATTCTACGATACTAATCGTAGCTGTATTTCACACCTCCAGAGATTCTGATCTTTGGACAACCCGCTAG
- a CDS encoding addiction module protein, translating to MKITLDIQDNRFDTFMDLIQTLDYVSINEEKSVPEWQQQEVSKRLELVDSGEMKTRSWDSAKKDLFKK from the coding sequence ATGAAAATCACACTTGACATACAGGACAATAGGTTTGACACCTTTATGGATTTAATTCAGACCTTAGATTACGTATCTATCAACGAAGAAAAATCTGTTCCCGAATGGCAACAACAAGAAGTTTCTAAGCGCCTAGAACTTGTCGATAGTGGAGAAATGAAAACGAGGAGTTGGGACAGTGCAAAAAAGGATTTGTTTAAAAAATAG
- a CDS encoding acyl-CoA desaturase, whose translation MQERATAEKVSFNHEDATSKQFVQTLNKRVNEYFQSNGISKHGNATLYIKTVVMLSMFIVPYFVVILMEPQGLVALGLMIIMGMGMAGIGLSIMHDAIHGAYSSNRTVNKILGYTLNLVGGNAINWRIQHNVKHHTYTNIEEHDEDIEPKAILRFSPGTKLKPIHKYQYLYAWFFYGLGTFFWVTFKDFAKITRYNKEGLLAKNTKSIAGEYVILILTKVVYYIYAIGVPVYFTSYTGWQIFGGFMLMHFVAGMGLAVIFQPAHLMNEVDFPAPDKDGNMEYSWTVHQLYTTVNFGNQNRILDWYAGGLNFQIEHHLFPHICHVHYKHLAKIVKETAAEYNYPYYAEPTFRSALLAHGRMLKALGLPAKAAA comes from the coding sequence ATGCAAGAGAGAGCTACCGCGGAGAAGGTATCATTCAATCATGAAGATGCTACTTCGAAACAATTCGTTCAGACATTGAACAAACGAGTGAACGAATACTTCCAGTCAAACGGGATTTCCAAACACGGGAATGCGACGTTGTACATCAAAACGGTAGTGATGTTGTCTATGTTTATTGTGCCCTACTTTGTGGTCATTCTAATGGAACCACAAGGTCTCGTAGCTTTAGGCCTGATGATCATCATGGGGATGGGAATGGCTGGAATCGGGTTGTCGATCATGCATGATGCGATTCATGGGGCGTATTCTTCTAACCGTACGGTCAACAAAATCCTCGGCTATACATTAAACCTCGTAGGAGGCAATGCCATCAACTGGCGTATCCAGCACAATGTCAAGCACCACACCTATACCAATATCGAAGAGCATGATGAAGATATAGAGCCGAAGGCTATTTTGAGATTTTCTCCAGGGACGAAGTTGAAGCCTATTCATAAGTACCAGTATTTGTATGCATGGTTTTTCTACGGGCTGGGGACTTTCTTTTGGGTGACGTTCAAGGATTTTGCTAAGATCACGCGATACAACAAGGAAGGCTTGTTGGCCAAAAACACGAAGAGTATTGCAGGAGAGTATGTGATATTGATCCTAACAAAGGTCGTGTATTATATCTATGCGATCGGTGTACCGGTCTATTTCACTTCGTATACGGGATGGCAGATTTTCGGTGGGTTTATGCTCATGCACTTTGTGGCAGGTATGGGCTTGGCGGTGATTTTTCAGCCTGCACACCTGATGAATGAAGTGGATTTTCCAGCACCAGACAAAGACGGTAACATGGAGTATTCGTGGACGGTACATCAACTGTACACCACTGTGAATTTCGGGAATCAAAACCGAATATTGGATTGGTACGCTGGTGGGTTGAATTTCCAAATCGAGCACCATTTGTTTCCGCATATATGCCATGTGCATTACAAGCATCTGGCTAAGATTGTCAAAGAAACTGCTGCAGAGTACAATTATCCTTACTACGCAGAACCGACATTTAGATCGGCACTATTGGCACATGGGCGTATGCTCAAAGCCTTAGGTTTGCCTGCAAAGGCTGCAGCGTAG
- the mltG gene encoding endolytic transglycosylase MltG, whose protein sequence is MDKKKVILGAAIVSFSVMLSSFGFYFHQVVYAPNFLYERQPKPLVIPTGSDFKYVQDELGRGKYLDDYISFSFLAKMMSYDEHVKPGLYLMEPGMSNMEAIRLLRSGQQTPVNVTFNNVRLVVPDLTEKITKNLEMTEEDFEAVLRNDSLIEANGFDSLTIVSMFIPNTYQVYWNTTPLALFMKMKKEYDKFWSVERLSKADSIGLNPKQISVLASIVQAETIMSDERPVVAGLYLNRLRRGIPLQADPTLVFAAQDFEIKRVLTKHTLIESPYNTYKYTGLPPGPINMPSISSLDAVLNYKEHRYIYMCAKEDFSGYHNFATNLKDHNSNALRYQRALNKAGLYR, encoded by the coding sequence ATGGATAAGAAAAAAGTGATTTTAGGGGCGGCTATTGTTTCATTTTCGGTGATGCTCTCTTCTTTTGGTTTTTATTTTCATCAGGTGGTATATGCGCCCAATTTCTTATATGAGCGACAACCAAAGCCCTTGGTCATTCCGACAGGATCGGATTTCAAATACGTGCAAGACGAATTGGGAAGAGGTAAATATTTGGATGATTACATCAGTTTTAGTTTTTTGGCCAAAATGATGAGTTATGATGAGCATGTCAAGCCAGGGTTGTATCTCATGGAACCGGGCATGAGCAATATGGAAGCGATCCGACTGCTTCGCTCTGGGCAGCAGACTCCTGTCAATGTGACATTCAATAATGTACGCTTGGTAGTGCCTGATCTGACGGAAAAAATTACTAAGAACTTGGAAATGACGGAGGAGGATTTCGAAGCAGTGCTCCGCAATGACTCACTTATCGAAGCGAATGGTTTTGACAGTTTGACGATTGTGTCGATGTTTATACCCAATACCTATCAGGTCTACTGGAATACTACTCCGTTGGCTCTTTTTATGAAAATGAAAAAGGAGTACGATAAATTTTGGTCGGTCGAGCGATTGTCTAAGGCAGATTCGATTGGCTTGAACCCAAAGCAAATATCGGTACTGGCCTCTATCGTGCAGGCTGAGACGATTATGTCTGACGAACGCCCAGTGGTGGCAGGGTTGTATCTCAACAGGTTGAGAAGAGGGATTCCGCTGCAGGCAGATCCGACGCTGGTATTTGCTGCGCAAGACTTTGAAATAAAAAGAGTCTTGACCAAGCATACGCTGATAGAGTCTCCATATAATACGTATAAGTATACAGGTCTTCCCCCCGGGCCAATCAATATGCCGAGCATAAGTTCTTTAGACGCTGTTCTCAACTACAAGGAGCATCGATACATTTATATGTGTGCCAAGGAAGATTTTTCAGGGTATCACAATTTTGCCACGAATCTGAAAGACCACAATAGCAATGCACTGCGGTACCAGCGTGCATTGAATAAAGCAGGGTTGTATAGGTAA
- a CDS encoding sodium:solute symporter: MSPLLVFLIIAGYFAVLMLIAKWTSQDITTESFFTANRQSPWYLVAFGMIGASLSGVTFISVPGEVGSSHWSYFQIVLGYLLGYLVIGKVLLPLYYRLNLVSIYQYLQGRFGQSSYKTGAFFFLISRVIGAAFRLFLVATVLQVAFFDAFEIPFAASVFVTIALIWLYTFKGGIKTIVWTDTLQTLFMLLAVGISIWIIGTDLDYSPSELFATIQNSTTSNIFIWNWQSPHNFFKQFFAGAFIAIVMTGLDQDMMQKNLTCRSLQDAQKNMLWFSIVLVFVNLFFLGLGTLLYHYVDVKNIDLTQTTDALFPYLAINHFGLLGGIVFLLGVTAAAYSSADSALTALTTSFYIDFLEKKPDESSHTQRRWIHLGFSALIFLVILIFKAINDDSVINQVFRVAGYTYGPLLGLYAFGLFTRRPVQDRWVPVVCLTAPVLTFFINKYSEVWFGGYQFGFELLLLNGLLSFIGLALISHSSKD, encoded by the coding sequence ATGAGCCCACTATTGGTATTTCTTATCATCGCTGGATATTTCGCTGTTTTGATGCTTATCGCAAAATGGACGAGTCAAGACATAACCACCGAGTCCTTTTTCACTGCCAACCGTCAGTCTCCTTGGTACTTGGTAGCCTTTGGGATGATTGGGGCTTCCCTCTCTGGGGTCACCTTCATTTCCGTACCTGGGGAAGTAGGTAGTAGTCACTGGTCCTACTTCCAAATTGTCTTGGGTTATCTTCTTGGGTACTTAGTCATTGGCAAGGTGCTCTTACCTCTCTACTATCGACTCAACCTAGTCTCAATCTACCAGTACCTCCAAGGTCGATTTGGCCAATCCTCCTACAAAACCGGCGCATTCTTTTTCTTGATTTCTAGAGTAATTGGAGCTGCTTTCCGACTATTTCTCGTTGCGACCGTGCTTCAAGTCGCCTTTTTCGATGCGTTTGAGATTCCTTTTGCAGCATCTGTGTTTGTCACTATTGCACTCATATGGCTCTACACGTTCAAAGGAGGTATCAAAACCATCGTATGGACCGACACTCTGCAGACGCTATTCATGTTGCTCGCCGTTGGCATCAGCATCTGGATCATCGGTACGGATCTTGACTATTCGCCTAGCGAGCTGTTCGCCACGATCCAAAATAGCACCACATCGAACATCTTCATTTGGAATTGGCAGTCACCTCACAACTTCTTCAAACAATTTTTTGCTGGTGCGTTCATCGCAATCGTGATGACTGGGCTAGATCAAGACATGATGCAAAAGAATCTCACATGCCGATCCCTCCAAGACGCACAGAAGAATATGCTCTGGTTCAGTATCGTCTTAGTTTTCGTCAACTTGTTCTTTTTAGGACTAGGAACCTTGCTTTACCATTACGTTGATGTCAAAAATATCGATCTTACACAAACCACCGACGCACTCTTCCCATATCTTGCGATCAACCATTTTGGTTTACTTGGGGGAATCGTTTTCTTATTGGGTGTCACTGCTGCAGCCTATTCCAGTGCAGACTCGGCACTCACGGCATTGACCACCTCATTCTATATTGACTTTTTAGAAAAGAAGCCTGACGAATCAAGCCACACACAGCGCAGATGGATCCATCTCGGTTTTTCTGCACTGATCTTTTTGGTCATACTCATCTTCAAAGCCATCAATGACGACAGTGTCATCAATCAAGTGTTTCGAGTGGCTGGATACACCTACGGCCCCTTGTTGGGCTTGTATGCATTTGGACTATTCACCAGGCGCCCCGTTCAGGACCGATGGGTACCCGTGGTCTGCCTGACAGCCCCTGTACTGACGTTTTTCATCAACAAATACTCCGAAGTTTGGTTTGGAGGGTATCAGTTTGGCTTTGAACTGCTCCTACTCAATGGACTACTCAGTTTCATAGGACTCGCTCTGATCAGCCATTCGTCCAAAGACTAA